In a single window of the Myxococcaceae bacterium JPH2 genome:
- a CDS encoding oxidoreductase: protein MPGSTLRVRVARIAREAEGIQSYELVAEEGGALPAFEPGAHVDVTVPGMAGALRPYSLCNDPTETHRYVIAVQRDDAGRGGSRAMHERVHEGDTLEVSEPRNDFPLLFAKSYVLIAGGIGVTPLLSMARALQRTGAQWLMHYCTRSPERTAFLDLLSSPSFAGNVHVHHDGGDPSQGLPVRDVLASRGPGTRLYCCGPVGLMKAAREAATLHKWPWEKVHFESFTAEGIGAASGQEEQDFEVVIRSTGQVVRVPAGQSVLNVLRAHGLTVPSDCEAGSCGTCLTRVCEGTPEHRDTFFGGTSADDSRMLVCVSRARSRRLVLDL from the coding sequence ATGCCGGGAAGTACCTTGCGAGTTCGGGTCGCGCGTATCGCGCGTGAGGCGGAAGGCATCCAATCCTACGAGCTCGTCGCGGAGGAGGGAGGCGCCCTGCCCGCCTTCGAGCCGGGAGCACACGTCGACGTCACGGTGCCAGGCATGGCGGGGGCGCTGCGGCCCTACTCGCTGTGCAACGACCCCACGGAGACGCATCGCTACGTCATCGCCGTGCAGCGCGACGACGCCGGACGCGGCGGCTCGCGGGCGATGCATGAGCGCGTGCACGAAGGCGACACGCTCGAGGTGAGCGAGCCGCGCAACGACTTCCCGCTGCTCTTCGCCAAGAGCTACGTGCTCATCGCGGGCGGCATCGGCGTCACGCCGCTGCTCTCCATGGCGCGCGCGCTCCAGCGCACCGGCGCGCAGTGGCTCATGCACTACTGCACGCGCTCACCCGAGCGCACCGCGTTCCTCGACCTGCTGTCCTCTCCGTCGTTCGCCGGCAACGTGCACGTGCACCACGACGGCGGAGACCCCAGCCAGGGTCTGCCAGTGCGCGACGTGCTGGCCTCGCGCGGTCCGGGCACGCGGCTGTACTGCTGCGGACCGGTGGGCCTGATGAAGGCCGCGCGCGAGGCGGCCACGCTGCACAAGTGGCCGTGGGAGAAGGTCCACTTCGAGTCCTTCACCGCCGAGGGCATCGGCGCCGCGAGCGGTCAGGAGGAGCAGGACTTCGAGGTGGTCATCCGCAGCACCGGCCAGGTCGTGCGCGTGCCCGCGGGACAGAGCGTGCTCAACGTGCTGCGCGCGCATGGTCTCACGGTGCCGAGCGACTGCGAAGCGGGCTCCTGCGGCACCTGCCTCACCCGCGTCTGCGAGGGCACGCCCGAGCACCGCGACACCTTCTTCGGAGGCACGTCCGCGGATGACTCGCGCATGCTCGTGTGCGTGTCGCGCGCGCGCTCGCGGAGGCTGGTGCTGGACCTGTAG
- a CDS encoding hemerythrin domain-containing protein, which yields MDAIALLKADHKTVEQLFRKFEKAGDHARTQKRKLVDEMVRALSIHAAIEEQVFYPAARARGDVLVGDVLRSLEEHHVLKLLLAELDGMSPEAERFDAKVQVLMEATRAHVVEEEQYLFPEVRKLFRPQELRSLGAQLEQAKGSAPTHPHPGAPDTPPANLVAGAVTAVMDLGRDALRAARRKAGLKVREARDATLSRQRTARQRETARASFEMDQGPALH from the coding sequence ATGGATGCCATTGCGTTGCTGAAAGCGGACCACAAGACGGTGGAGCAGCTCTTCCGCAAGTTCGAGAAAGCGGGAGACCACGCGCGCACGCAGAAGCGCAAGCTGGTGGACGAGATGGTGCGCGCGCTGTCCATCCACGCCGCCATCGAGGAGCAGGTGTTCTATCCGGCGGCGCGCGCGCGCGGAGACGTGCTCGTCGGGGATGTGCTGCGCTCGCTGGAGGAGCACCACGTCCTGAAGCTGTTGCTGGCGGAGCTGGACGGCATGTCCCCGGAGGCCGAGCGCTTCGACGCCAAGGTCCAGGTGTTGATGGAGGCCACGCGGGCGCACGTCGTCGAGGAGGAGCAATACCTCTTCCCCGAGGTGCGCAAGCTCTTCCGTCCGCAGGAGCTGCGGAGCCTGGGCGCGCAGTTGGAGCAGGCGAAGGGCTCGGCGCCCACGCATCCGCATCCGGGCGCGCCGGACACGCCGCCCGCCAACCTGGTGGCGGGCGCGGTGACGGCGGTGATGGACCTGGGGCGGGATGCCTTGCGCGCCGCGCGCCGCAAGGCGGGCCTCAAGGTTCGCGAGGCGCGCGATGCCACGCTGTCCCGCCAGCGGACCGCCCGCCAGCGCGAGACGGCCCGGGCCTCGTTCGAGATGGACCAGGGGCCGGCGCTTCACTGA